The proteins below come from a single Lactobacillus johnsonii genomic window:
- a CDS encoding APC family permease — MDKLDVFNDLEPNKKHYMSWPVIALIDFVTIISFENIFYPFQNQGLSVVISWIFLLFTYVIPYALISSQMSLTFDNQDGGLASWVRRSTNDTLGYWTSWMYWVQSVPYIVDVSNSVIVSFSWIIFGNNSLDKKMSTFWFGILTFVIILVFILLENKLRNSLEILSLIGGGAMFIMSMLFVLLAAWSVMHGHHIATQPFNWGAFKPSFSLNYFSTTGLLIFAMSGAELAAPYVQQMKNSKRDFPKAMWMLAIMTGFLTIFGTLALAMFFNAHKIPHDFKMNGPYYAFQLLGESLGMGKVLMYIFAVVQAIFMMAQLAVLLDASSRVFAGDVGEKFMPKWLTKKNKNGRPIHSYTFTVGLSLFLLLLTGTLPNINTIYNWLLNVNGIISPYKTCWVFFAFVAMRMHQEKYHSSYVFIKNKAGALTVGSWCLLFTFVCATLGFIPQNVAVGTKAFTHQLWMNIITVVVLFGLGFVLPWLRKIEQKREEEMMVEIKE; from the coding sequence TTGGATAAACTAGATGTCTTTAATGATTTAGAACCGAATAAAAAACATTATATGAGTTGGCCAGTTATTGCGCTGATTGACTTTGTAACGATTATTAGTTTTGAAAATATCTTCTATCCATTTCAAAACCAAGGTCTTTCAGTTGTAATTTCTTGGATTTTTCTGCTATTTACTTATGTTATTCCTTACGCATTAATCAGTAGTCAAATGAGTTTGACTTTTGATAATCAAGATGGAGGACTTGCTTCCTGGGTAAGAAGAAGTACAAATGATACTTTAGGATATTGGACTTCATGGATGTATTGGGTTCAGAGTGTGCCATATATCGTTGACGTGTCAAACTCAGTTATCGTTTCTTTCAGTTGGATAATCTTTGGTAACAACAGCTTAGACAAGAAGATGTCAACTTTCTGGTTCGGAATTTTGACTTTTGTAATCATTTTGGTCTTTATTTTATTAGAAAATAAATTACGTAACTCGTTAGAAATCCTTTCCTTAATTGGTGGGGGAGCAATGTTTATTATGTCCATGTTATTCGTGCTCTTAGCTGCATGGTCAGTAATGCATGGTCACCATATTGCAACTCAACCATTTAACTGGGGAGCATTTAAACCATCATTTAGTTTGAACTACTTCTCAACTACTGGTCTTTTAATCTTTGCAATGTCAGGTGCAGAATTAGCTGCACCATATGTTCAACAAATGAAGAATTCTAAGCGCGATTTTCCTAAAGCAATGTGGATGCTTGCAATTATGACAGGATTCTTGACTATTTTTGGAACCTTAGCTTTAGCAATGTTCTTCAACGCTCACAAGATTCCACACGACTTTAAGATGAACGGTCCTTACTATGCTTTCCAACTTTTAGGTGAAAGTTTAGGAATGGGTAAGGTATTGATGTATATTTTCGCCGTTGTACAAGCAATCTTTATGATGGCTCAACTTGCCGTATTATTAGATGCGTCAAGTCGTGTATTTGCCGGAGATGTTGGCGAAAAATTCATGCCAAAATGGTTGACCAAGAAGAACAAGAATGGCCGTCCAATTCACAGTTACACCTTTACTGTTGGACTTAGTTTGTTCTTGCTCTTATTAACTGGAACTTTACCTAATATCAATACCATTTATAACTGGCTATTAAACGTAAACGGAATTATCTCACCATACAAGACTTGTTGGGTATTCTTTGCCTTTGTTGCAATGAGAATGCACCAAGAAAAATACCACTCAAGCTATGTCTTCATTAAGAATAAGGCTGGTGCGTTAACAGTTGGTTCTTGGTGTTTACTATTTACCTTTGTCTGTGCTACTTTAGGATTTATTCCTCAAAACGTAGCTGTTGGTACTAAGGCATTTACTCACCAATTATGGATGAACATTATTACAGTTGTCGTATTATTTGGTTTAGGTTTCGTTTTACCATGGCTTCGTAAGATTGAACAAAAACGTGAAGAAGAAATGATGGTTGAGATTAAAGAATAA
- a CDS encoding S8 family serine peptidase, producing MKKKREKYTWLLLSTALITSGQILGGGEQIVKASVESQTNSVKKSKTAVEHSTTALSRQAVEAQLAAQGVNFERLTPEEQQEVYVDVIVQLEALPASENGSIDSQTASRAEIEQASNKVIAAQSGIKDEVQKITNQAIDKSYGYVVNGFATKAKVGDIKKLREIKGVKSVTLAKVYFAADTSANNMANVSTVWSNYQYKGEGTVVSIIDTGIDPNHKDLRLSDESKVKLTAKDIDGFTENSGYGRYFTSKVPFGHNYSDNNDIITDDDPKEQHGMHVAGIVAANGTGKNSASSVVGVAPEAQLLAMKAFSNSDSSSTTDSTSVIGAVDDSAKLGADVLNMSLGSVSGEQTEDDPEIAAVEKAVKHGTAAVISAGNSGTSTSNQEGVNKDFYGNPDMETIGSPGTSRSATTVASAENTKVTTDGMTVSTADGKKIFGPSVTQLSPNTSHDAFDSKKFYIVKDASGKLGMGTPSQYTADVKGKIAVVSRGEITFTDKQKYAQAAGAAGLIIVNNAGGNTPLTSVLYNEGFPTAGLSTDDGNKLVAYVEAHPDELLRVNVEVQPLNNVIREEDLMSSFTSYGPVSDLSFKPDITAPGGNIWSLQNNNGYINMSGTSMASPFIAGSQALLVQAMNDKTGKFYETYQKMSGSERAALIKNIQMNTANIEVDVDHGSVIESPRRQGAGLVNVEAAINAILHNPSTVSGSNGYPGVELKDFQDRQHQFTIKFTNRTNKDIEYGLNENGKFSDVYTSETDPKTGVLFEKKIDGASLTPSEKIVVPANSTKEVTINLSLPDNFKENQYVEGFMAFTGSDNSHLKIPYMGFFGDWAAPAIFDGLNGLAFNPGNNNLGTIVTAGNKNGAVGYAGLNQDEDGNYRVDPDAIALSTADGASVSWVRPQYFLFRNANDVKTEILNQDGEVINTLVSLAHVTKSYWAASSQRYAKFNYAPAWDGTYFNQQTNKTEKVPDGTYTYRVTGTVDGTKKQQHYDIKVKVDSVKPEVKNLKLGSHKDQTGKVSYVLKAEAKDNFSGLNGQANTYVNGELNRSVAYDIVGSSSDGYQKIEVPLSDEQVKTLRAGKNDLAIAVFDNATNAGTNSGTSNKPGEINFGLIIDNNLPQKITTVSDGYDMTDDSYTISGTYPEKVYGTYTDKDGKEHDLNISYDEASERFVTKLPLSVSDYDTNVKFYADEEHETLITQKRINVSLVPPKLESLKVDDQETYTGNEEAKLSQTSEDTVEVSGKVSDDTDKVAVKVAGKTYSAKPTKEHTFKVKVPVSYGENTMNIVLTDKDGNSSSVKQIVKSSDRGKTVVSAKDVTFDNGIKFGTTSVNTETENYDPKTGKLTLTGKVNRPTTTVRIGDHTVKVKADGTFKLVLDLGKHGAKVFPVLIGDTTVNDTVQERLTFYVDSNNPELTLNQEKDQSGYVPVYTNKEEFKLQGTISDDYPYYSLLINDNNVDANWDDVDYNGNKNLKKSFSHSVKLKEGKNTFNVVVVDNNDNRSEVQTLVVYYKKAQKLASPQITATTASDKKSVTVTGKAKDGNVLYSTDNGNKYNVLPEDGVTVKNNGKLLFKTVDKYGNESEVVEYDVKTIGKEESTVDKSVAQARKDLRKELDQARALGNTGKYTHESAKKLAQARQEASKALKDKNATLQELKQASEQLEEAIKNLVEKPVDQNKDKDKVEDKDSQVNALKEKLEETVKAGEKFDKDKYTDDSVEKVTKALDEAKVVLANKDANSTDVQDAIDSIVNATKSLKEKQVSPEKTTQQEDTPKENKDTQEVLAAKNALKEKADKLSHLDTTKYTSESAENLSNALKKVNQVLTNKDANKAQVQEALDSLSQAEKDLVEKTESNKDVETAKEQLREELNKHKDEDKSQYTDDSAKVKDNAEKTAEGVLDSKDAQADEVNKAKDSLVEAEKGLVKKEENKPAESDAQEVDKAREALEQEVNKNANVNLDGYTPESQDKFKEILNGVRDVLNDKNASASSLEKAEKVLETATGVLTQVEHQVELPKVEQPVVTPEKKQTEQEEAKKSESSSVSTSKDEVKEPEEKKQDAHSVSDKGTGTSVEKKGQTPADALSQVEHQAELSKNEQEEAKKSESHSVSASKDEVKEAEEKKQDAHSVSDKGTGTSVEKKGQMPADAPSQVEHQAELSKNEQRAKKSESHSASTSKDEVKEPEEKKQDAESVSDKESSTLVGKKHQVARSAQESSKKNADNKVPTHKNSNKAQNTTNSSTRSTKSSNNKELPKTGERETFFGLLVTGITALFASLGTVLRIKNKK from the coding sequence ATGAAAAAGAAAAGAGAAAAATATACTTGGTTATTACTCAGTACAGCTCTTATAACTAGTGGTCAAATACTAGGTGGAGGAGAACAAATTGTAAAGGCAAGTGTAGAAAGCCAAACTAACAGCGTTAAAAAATCTAAGACAGCTGTAGAACATTCTACGACAGCTCTCTCGAGACAAGCTGTTGAGGCCCAACTTGCCGCTCAAGGTGTTAATTTTGAACGATTAACACCCGAGGAACAGCAAGAGGTCTATGTAGATGTGATTGTCCAACTCGAGGCTCTACCAGCTTCTGAAAATGGATCAATTGATTCACAAACAGCAAGTAGAGCCGAAATTGAGCAAGCATCGAATAAAGTAATTGCTGCTCAATCTGGAATTAAGGATGAAGTTCAAAAAATTACGAATCAAGCCATTGATAAAAGTTATGGGTATGTAGTTAATGGTTTTGCAACAAAAGCAAAAGTTGGAGATATTAAAAAATTAAGAGAGATTAAAGGTGTAAAATCAGTTACTTTAGCTAAGGTATATTTTGCAGCCGATACCTCAGCAAATAACATGGCTAATGTTTCGACGGTTTGGTCAAACTATCAATATAAGGGTGAAGGAACAGTTGTTTCAATTATTGATACGGGAATTGATCCAAACCATAAAGATTTACGATTAAGTGATGAATCTAAGGTTAAATTGACTGCTAAGGATATTGATGGATTTACTGAAAATAGTGGATATGGACGCTACTTTACCAGTAAAGTTCCATTTGGACATAATTATTCAGATAATAACGATATTATTACGGATGATGATCCAAAGGAACAACATGGGATGCACGTTGCGGGAATTGTTGCTGCTAATGGTACTGGGAAGAATTCAGCAAGCTCAGTAGTTGGAGTTGCGCCTGAAGCACAATTACTTGCGATGAAGGCTTTTTCTAATTCAGATAGTTCCTCCACAACCGATTCAACAAGCGTAATCGGAGCAGTTGATGACTCAGCTAAATTGGGAGCAGACGTCCTTAATATGTCATTAGGATCTGTATCTGGTGAACAAACTGAGGATGATCCAGAAATCGCGGCTGTAGAAAAAGCTGTTAAGCATGGAACAGCAGCCGTAATTTCAGCCGGAAACTCTGGAACTTCAACCTCTAATCAAGAGGGAGTTAATAAAGACTTTTATGGTAATCCTGATATGGAAACTATCGGAAGCCCTGGTACTAGTAGAAGTGCTACAACTGTTGCATCTGCTGAAAATACTAAGGTTACTACCGATGGGATGACTGTTTCTACTGCTGATGGCAAAAAGATATTTGGACCAAGTGTAACGCAACTTTCTCCAAATACATCTCACGATGCTTTCGATAGTAAAAAATTCTATATTGTAAAAGATGCATCTGGAAAACTAGGAATGGGAACTCCTAGTCAATATACAGCTGATGTAAAAGGAAAAATTGCAGTTGTTTCGCGAGGTGAAATTACATTCACTGATAAACAAAAATATGCCCAAGCAGCTGGCGCCGCAGGACTTATTATTGTAAATAATGCTGGAGGAAATACGCCATTAACGTCAGTTTTATACAATGAAGGTTTTCCTACAGCTGGTTTATCAACTGACGATGGTAATAAGCTTGTTGCTTATGTTGAAGCTCATCCAGATGAATTATTACGAGTAAACGTTGAAGTTCAACCATTAAACAATGTTATTCGTGAAGAAGATTTAATGTCTAGCTTTACGTCTTATGGACCAGTATCTGATCTATCATTTAAGCCTGATATTACAGCTCCCGGAGGAAATATTTGGTCTCTCCAAAATAATAATGGTTATATCAATATGTCAGGTACATCAATGGCTTCACCATTTATTGCTGGATCACAAGCTTTACTTGTACAAGCTATGAATGATAAGACAGGTAAGTTTTATGAAACATACCAAAAGATGTCTGGAAGTGAACGTGCAGCTTTAATAAAAAATATTCAGATGAATACTGCTAATATTGAAGTTGACGTTGATCATGGCTCAGTTATTGAATCACCTCGTAGACAGGGAGCCGGCTTAGTCAATGTAGAGGCTGCAATTAATGCTATTTTGCATAATCCTTCAACTGTTAGTGGAAGTAATGGTTATCCTGGTGTTGAATTGAAAGATTTCCAGGATCGCCAACATCAATTTACTATTAAATTTACAAATCGGACCAATAAAGACATTGAATATGGTTTAAATGAGAACGGTAAGTTTTCTGATGTATATACTTCAGAAACAGATCCAAAAACAGGTGTCTTATTCGAAAAGAAGATTGATGGTGCTTCACTTACACCAAGTGAAAAGATAGTTGTTCCAGCAAACTCTACTAAAGAAGTAACTATTAACTTATCATTACCTGATAACTTTAAAGAAAATCAATATGTAGAAGGATTTATGGCATTTACTGGGTCCGATAACTCACATTTAAAGATTCCATACATGGGATTCTTTGGTGATTGGGCTGCACCTGCTATTTTTGATGGTTTAAACGGATTAGCATTTAACCCAGGAAATAATAACCTCGGAACTATTGTGACTGCAGGAAATAAAAATGGAGCAGTTGGTTATGCCGGCTTAAACCAAGATGAAGATGGAAATTATAGAGTTGATCCAGATGCAATTGCTTTATCTACAGCAGATGGAGCATCTGTATCGTGGGTGAGACCACAATACTTCTTGTTTAGAAATGCTAATGATGTTAAGACTGAAATCTTAAATCAAGATGGTGAAGTAATTAATACGCTAGTTTCATTGGCACATGTTACTAAGTCATATTGGGCAGCAAGTAGTCAAAGATATGCTAAGTTTAATTATGCACCTGCTTGGGATGGTACATATTTCAATCAACAAACAAATAAGACCGAAAAAGTACCAGATGGAACTTATACTTATCGCGTGACTGGTACGGTTGATGGTACTAAGAAGCAGCAACATTATGATATTAAAGTTAAAGTTGATAGTGTGAAACCAGAAGTTAAAAACTTGAAATTAGGATCACATAAGGATCAAACTGGAAAAGTATCGTATGTTCTTAAAGCAGAAGCGAAAGATAACTTCAGTGGATTAAATGGACAAGCAAATACTTATGTAAATGGAGAACTTAATAGAAGTGTCGCATATGATATTGTTGGTTCATCTAGTGATGGTTATCAAAAGATTGAAGTTCCACTTAGCGATGAGCAAGTTAAAACTCTTAGGGCTGGAAAAAATGATTTAGCTATTGCTGTATTTGATAATGCTACTAACGCTGGTACTAATTCAGGGACATCAAATAAACCAGGTGAAATTAACTTTGGACTAATTATTGATAATAACTTGCCGCAAAAGATCACAACGGTAAGCGATGGTTATGATATGACTGATGATTCATATACTATTTCAGGTACATATCCCGAGAAAGTATATGGTACATATACAGATAAAGATGGAAAAGAACACGATCTTAACATAAGTTATGATGAAGCTAGTGAACGGTTTGTTACTAAGTTGCCATTATCAGTAAGTGACTATGACACCAATGTTAAATTCTATGCTGATGAAGAACATGAAACACTAATTACTCAAAAACGTATTAATGTTAGTCTTGTTCCACCAAAACTTGAAAGTCTTAAAGTAGATGATCAAGAAACATATACTGGAAATGAAGAAGCTAAACTAAGTCAAACTTCTGAAGACACAGTAGAAGTATCAGGAAAAGTTAGTGATGATACTGATAAAGTTGCTGTAAAAGTTGCAGGTAAGACTTATAGTGCTAAACCAACTAAGGAACACACCTTTAAAGTTAAAGTTCCAGTAAGCTACGGCGAAAATACAATGAATATTGTTCTTACTGACAAAGATGGGAATAGTTCATCTGTTAAGCAAATTGTTAAGTCAAGTGATCGTGGTAAGACTGTTGTTTCCGCAAAGGATGTTACCTTTGATAATGGAATTAAGTTTGGAACAACTAGCGTTAATACCGAGACCGAAAACTACGATCCTAAGACTGGTAAGTTAACTTTAACTGGAAAAGTAAATCGCCCAACTACTACTGTTAGAATTGGTGATCATACAGTTAAAGTTAAAGCAGATGGAACATTTAAACTAGTACTTGATCTTGGTAAGCATGGAGCTAAAGTTTTCCCAGTTTTAATTGGTGATACTACTGTTAATGATACTGTTCAAGAACGCTTAACATTCTACGTAGATTCAAATAATCCAGAATTAACCCTTAACCAAGAGAAGGATCAATCAGGTTATGTACCTGTTTATACAAATAAAGAAGAATTTAAGCTTCAAGGTACAATTAGTGATGATTATCCATATTATAGTTTGCTCATAAATGATAATAATGTTGATGCAAATTGGGATGATGTTGATTACAACGGTAATAAGAATCTGAAGAAGAGCTTTAGCCATTCTGTTAAACTTAAAGAAGGCAAAAATACTTTTAATGTTGTAGTAGTCGACAACAATGATAACCGCAGTGAAGTCCAAACTTTAGTTGTGTACTATAAGAAAGCTCAGAAATTGGCCTCACCGCAAATTACTGCTACAACAGCGTCAGATAAAAAATCAGTAACTGTAACTGGAAAGGCTAAAGATGGCAACGTTTTATACAGTACTGATAATGGAAATAAATACAATGTTCTTCCAGAAGATGGTGTAACTGTCAAAAATAATGGCAAGCTTCTATTTAAGACTGTAGATAAATACGGTAATGAATCCGAAGTAGTTGAGTATGATGTCAAAACTATTGGAAAAGAAGAGAGTACTGTAGATAAAAGCGTTGCACAAGCAAGAAAAGATTTAAGAAAGGAGCTTGATCAAGCACGTGCTTTAGGAAATACAGGTAAGTACACACATGAATCAGCTAAAAAATTAGCTCAAGCTCGCCAAGAAGCAAGTAAAGCGTTGAAAGATAAGAATGCTACTCTCCAAGAATTGAAGCAGGCAAGCGAACAACTAGAAGAAGCAATTAAGAATTTGGTTGAAAAGCCTGTAGATCAAAATAAAGATAAAGACAAAGTAGAAGATAAAGACTCACAAGTAAACGCACTTAAAGAAAAATTGGAAGAGACAGTTAAGGCTGGTGAAAAATTCGATAAGGATAAATATACTGATGATTCAGTAGAAAAAGTAACTAAAGCTCTTGATGAAGCTAAAGTAGTTTTAGCTAATAAAGATGCAAATTCAACTGATGTTCAAGATGCGATAGATTCTATCGTTAATGCAACGAAATCTCTTAAGGAAAAGCAAGTATCTCCAGAAAAAACAACTCAGCAAGAAGATACACCAAAGGAAAATAAAGATACCCAGGAAGTCCTTGCTGCAAAGAATGCTTTAAAAGAAAAGGCAGACAAACTTAGTCATTTGGATACCACGAAGTATACTTCTGAGAGTGCAGAAAACTTGAGTAATGCACTGAAGAAAGTAAATCAGGTTTTGACTAATAAAGATGCTAATAAAGCTCAAGTTCAAGAAGCACTTGATAGTTTATCTCAAGCTGAGAAAGATTTAGTTGAAAAAACAGAATCAAATAAAGATGTTGAAACAGCTAAAGAACAATTAAGAGAAGAACTTAATAAGCATAAAGATGAAGATAAATCTCAGTATACTGATGATTCTGCTAAAGTGAAGGATAATGCTGAAAAGACTGCAGAAGGAGTACTCGATTCAAAAGATGCACAAGCAGACGAGGTTAATAAAGCAAAAGATAGTCTTGTTGAAGCAGAAAAAGGCTTAGTTAAGAAAGAAGAAAATAAGCCTGCTGAATCTGATGCTCAAGAAGTTGATAAAGCTAGAGAGGCATTAGAACAAGAGGTTAATAAGAATGCCAATGTAAACTTAGACGGATATACGCCAGAATCGCAAGATAAATTCAAAGAAATATTGAATGGTGTCCGGGATGTTTTAAATGATAAAAATGCATCTGCAAGCAGCTTAGAAAAAGCAGAAAAAGTACTTGAAACTGCTACAGGTGTTTTAACACAGGTAGAACATCAAGTGGAATTGCCTAAGGTTGAACAACCAGTTGTAACTCCTGAGAAGAAGCAGACTGAACAAGAAGAAGCTAAAAAATCTGAATCTAGTTCTGTATCAACGTCTAAAGATGAAGTGAAAGAACCAGAAGAAAAGAAACAAGATGCTCACTCTGTATCTGATAAAGGAACTGGAACTTCAGTAGAGAAGAAGGGGCAAACGCCTGCAGATGCTCTATCACAAGTAGAACATCAGGCAGAATTATCTAAGAATGAACAAGAAGAAGCTAAAAAATCTGAATCTCATTCTGTATCGGCATCTAAAGATGAAGTGAAAGAAGCGGAAGAAAAGAAACAAGATGCTCACTCTGTATCTGATAAAGGAACTGGAACTTCAGTAGAAAAGAAGGGGCAAATGCCTGCAGATGCTCCATCCCAAGTGGAACATCAGGCAGAATTGTCTAAGAATGAACAAAGAGCTAAAAAATCTGAATCTCATTCTGCATCAACGTCTAAAGATGAAGTGAAAGAACCAGAAGAAAAGAAACAAGATGCTGAATCTGTATCTGATAAAGAGAGCAGCACATTAGTAGGGAAAAAGCATCAAGTTGCAAGAAGTGCTCAAGAATCTTCAAAGAAGAATGCTGATAATAAGGTGCCAACTCATAAAAATAGCAATAAAGCTCAAAATACTACAAATAGTTCAACTCGAAGTACTAAGAGTAGCAATAATAAAGAATTACCTAAGACTGGAGAAAGAGAAACATTCTTTGGATTACTAGTTACAGGAATAACTGCCTTATTTGCTAGTTTAGGAACAGTACTGAGAATAAAGAATAAAAAGTAG
- a CDS encoding peptidylprolyl isomerase PrsA — protein MKRIIKVGALAASSFSLLFLAGCSSNNKEVAQYGDKKISQEQFYQELKSSPTSKTILANMLIYRALKEAYGSKLNKDQVEADYNSYKKRYGSQFDSFLKENSYTKKSFKQMIELNHLSKIALKKQMKPTTSQLKEEWKDYQPKITVQHISTTSRDTANIVIEKLNNGESFASLASKYSVDSLTSSNGGKLPAFDMQNRRYDSTFKKGAYKLKNDEYTKEPIKVTNGYEVIKMINHPKKGNFADKQKELTEAIYNKWASNSRIMNNVISQVLKEQHVSIKDKDLKSALDMYKGSNKANF, from the coding sequence ATGAAAAGAATAATTAAAGTTGGTGCTTTAGCAGCAAGTAGCTTTTCTTTATTATTTTTAGCTGGTTGCTCTTCAAATAATAAAGAAGTTGCACAATATGGCGATAAAAAAATATCGCAGGAGCAATTTTATCAGGAACTAAAGAGCTCTCCGACTAGCAAAACAATTCTAGCTAATATGTTGATCTACAGAGCTCTTAAAGAAGCGTACGGCAGTAAGCTTAACAAAGATCAGGTAGAAGCCGACTATAATAGTTACAAAAAAAGATATGGTTCTCAATTTGATTCTTTTTTAAAAGAAAACTCCTATACAAAAAAATCTTTTAAACAAATGATTGAATTAAATCATCTAAGTAAAATCGCTTTAAAAAAACAGATGAAGCCAACGACTTCCCAATTAAAAGAAGAATGGAAAGATTATCAACCAAAGATCACAGTTCAGCATATTTCAACTACTAGCCGCGATACAGCAAATATAGTTATTGAGAAACTTAATAATGGTGAAAGCTTTGCTAGTTTAGCTAGCAAGTATTCTGTCGATAGTCTAACCAGTTCCAATGGTGGAAAATTGCCTGCTTTTGATATGCAAAATAGACGATACGACTCTACTTTCAAAAAGGGCGCCTATAAATTAAAAAATGATGAATATACCAAAGAACCTATCAAAGTTACAAATGGTTATGAAGTCATTAAAATGATTAATCATCCTAAAAAGGGTAATTTTGCTGATAAGCAAAAAGAATTAACTGAAGCAATTTATAATAAATGGGCTAGCAACTCTAGAATTATGAATAATGTTATCAGTCAAGTATTAAAAGAACAGCACGTATCAATTAAAGACAAAGATTTAAAATCAGCTCTTGATATGTATAAAGGTTCCAATAAAGCAAATTTTTAA